The DNA segment TTTGCTGTGAGAAATCATCTGGATCGTGCGTACTTTCTTCATCTAGATCAGAGGCGATTTTATACCGATCTACTGATTGTTGCAAACTGGCAACAACTGCATTTTGCTCTTCTATAATTCTGCTAATGATCTCCTTTCTTTTCATAATTCTATATTTAGTTATTCTAACAAATTTAATAAATTTTTACACGGCAATATTCCGACCAAAGAGATCGAAGTGCCTTTATTACCACTTAAAATTCAGATTGACAAAAAAGTTCCTTCCTGGTCGTGGAATTGCATTCCAGTCTGAATAGGTGGTATAAAAACGGTCAAAAACATTTTCTACTCCAACTTTCGCATAAATTTTAATTTTTTCTAAAGGAAACTGGTAACCAAGATTAGTACTTACAATAGCATAATCGGGTGTTTTTGACTCCCCATATCGCGGAGCAAAATCAACATGTTTCGTATTTCCAAATAGAGAAAATTCTGAAGAAAAATTATTTCTGTCAAATCTCAAGGTTGTTTGATAACTGAGTGGACTCATAAAAGGTAAATTCGCATTATTCTTATCCCTTCCTTGCATGTAAACCAGCTGAGTACTCCACTTTAATGGTTCCAAAACCTGTAATTCTGTAGACAGGCTAATATTGAAAACATTAGCATAATCTAACGCAGTGTAATTTTTGACACCGCTGGCACCAATCGTCATTGGGACGAGATTATCAATAATCTTTCCGACGATATAATCTGAAATATGAAAATAAGAAGACGAGATTTTTGCCTTGAAATTTTTCTTTTGAATTCCTACAAAAGCATTTGCCTCAATGGAAGACTCATTCTTAAGATTGGGATTTCCAATATAATCATACCGTTCATAGCTGTTGAATAAATAAAATCCGTAGCCTTCAGAAACAGAAGGCGCCCTATCACCATATCCCACTCCTATTCCCACCTGAAAATCATTCTTATCAAACTGATAATTAGCGGCAATACTTTTCAAAATTCTACTTTTCTCAGGATTCATTTCTGGATAGAAAATCTGCAGACTGTTTAACCCAAATTTACTTTCAATCTTATTTTGATGCATCGTTACAGAAGCTGATAATTTTAGACTTGAAGTTTGGTTCAATTCTATCTGATCTTCCAAATAAATAGATTGCGCGAGAGTTCTCACATCCGGCCAAGTCAGCATAAACATTAATTTTTCATCTTTATCTTCTGGATACATCGTCATTTCTGCCGATGATTTATTATAAAACCCATTAATGTTAAGTAAAAAATGGTGTTTGTTAACAACAGATTTTAAATGAGAATAATATCCATATGTTTTGCTCCAACCTGGCATATCCATATGAATGGGAACATTTGGTCTTTTAGTATCATCCATTCTGTGCATGATATTATTAAAATACACTTTAGTTTCCCAGTTTTGTACAATATCACTTTCAGGAAGCAATTGAAATTTTAAAGACGCAATCAACGCTTCTGCAATAGAAACATCCATAGGCAAAGCAGGATAACCTACATCATTCGCTTTGTCGTAAATAACAGATGCCTCCAGTAATTTATTTTCACCCAGTTTCACTCCAGTAATTCCAGAAATATTAATTTTTTTGAATTGTGAAAACGGAATTTCAACATTCTTACCTGCTTTATAATTCTCCGCATCTCGCATCATAAAATTAACATCGGTATAGAATCTTTCAGTTTTAAAGGTCGTTCCTGCTCCAAAAATCTTTTGCTGATTGACGGTTTCGTACCCGCTATTTACATTAAAGTTCCATTTTTTTTGTCCAAACATCATTTTGTTTCTTTTCAAGTCGATAGCGCCGCCGATGGTATTTCCATGGCACGAACCTTCTTGTCCAGAACTGATGCTGGCTTCCATTAGGTTAGAAACTTCAATATAAGATGTAATG comes from the Chryseobacterium sp. SNU WT5 genome and includes:
- a CDS encoding TonB-dependent receptor plug domain-containing protein yields the protein MKRLLFIPAFLGLIIQIQAQKNSADSIQSQSIQEVIVIGTTKIATKENKPLGSIDEYLQKSPKVEMVKRGAYAWEPLINGLPTERTLVTIDGMRIFGACTDKMDPITSYIEVSNLMEASISSGQEGSCHGNTIGGAIDLKRNKMMFGQKKWNFNVNSGYETVNQQKIFGAGTTFKTERFYTDVNFMMRDAENYKAGKNVEIPFSQFKKINISGITGVKLGENKLLEASVIYDKANDVGYPALPMDVSIAEALIASLKFQLLPESDIVQNWETKVYFNNIMHRMDDTKRPNVPIHMDMPGWSKTYGYYSHLKSVVNKHHFLLNINGFYNKSSAEMTMYPEDKDEKLMFMLTWPDVRTLAQSIYLEDQIELNQTSSLKLSASVTMHQNKIESKFGLNSLQIFYPEMNPEKSRILKSIAANYQFDKNDFQVGIGVGYGDRAPSVSEGYGFYLFNSYERYDYIGNPNLKNESSIEANAFVGIQKKNFKAKISSSYFHISDYIVGKIIDNLVPMTIGASGVKNYTALDYANVFNISLSTELQVLEPLKWSTQLVYMQGRDKNNANLPFMSPLSYQTTLRFDRNNFSSEFSLFGNTKHVDFAPRYGESKTPDYAIVSTNLGYQFPLEKIKIYAKVGVENVFDRFYTTYSDWNAIPRPGRNFFVNLNFKW